The DNA window GTGAGGAAACTGTATGTGCTGTGAATATGACATTGCATAGAAAAATATGCAAGGGTTTCAGGCAAAAATCGATCAACTAGCTATTCACAAAGATCTTAAATATTCAATGGTACTATTAGGAAGTTCTTTTGACTTGACTTTTGGTGATGGTAAGGAAGGAGCACtgggatgaaaaaaaaaattaatttaaaaagcgaaagagagaagaaaatatatGTCCATCCATATTCACATTAATCAGTTACAGAGCCTAACCGCTGATGTAGCTAAATAAAATTTTGGTTAAATCACAGATGTAAATCACAAATTGATGAGCTCTAACCTAAACCTACAGCATGTTTCAGGAACACAACATCCAAAAGGAATCAATCAAGACTTTAATTGTAAATGGTATAGAAACTCATTTTACCTCATTCACATGACCCACGCCGTTTCCCTCGTTTCCCTTTCCTGATCACAGCTGAATCTATAATGAGATTGCCAGTCTTGCGTTTCAGTTGGGGCTGTGCTTGAGCTGAAGTTGGcttcaaagcttcaatgtgatCACCACATGGTGGGGTTCTTAGTCCACTGTGCCGATTTTTGGGCTCATAGTTTTCTTCTGACTCTGCTGCGTTACCCTCTGGTTGCATTGTCATTGTTGATTCCCTAACAGGATTTGACTCCTGCAGAATGCTTGAAGCTGATTCTGCTTCAGCTTGGACATTCTGCTCCACCATCATGCTACATTGAGGCTGAGGCCTCAAAGTGAATTCTACTCCAGCGCGCAATTTCAGCTTCAACACCATGCTGATATTGGGCTTTGTGTCAAAGTTGGGTAGAGTAAGATCGTTCTCTAGTATGGGACTGCCAGCGTTGGGTTTCCATTGGGGCTCAGTTAGAGCAAAAGTTGGCTCAAATGTCTCAAAGCCATCATCACATGGTTGGGCTCTCAGCCTGCCCGGCCAACTTTTGGGCTCACAGTCATGTAGAACAAGATACTTACTCTCTTCAAGTGGTTCTAGATCTCCATATATGTATTGCATTTCCTCATCATATTTTATTTCCACTTGGTGGAACTTTTCTTCTGCATCAAAATGACAAAGAGTTCGAgattatatatgcatgtgtgtcTATAAGGGTACATgtgtgagagagaaaggagagaggGGTGGGATTTGGAAACAACAAGAGACCATATATTGGTATAAGGGATACAAATAGAATGAAAGAAAAGTGATTTTCTCATAAGGTTAGATAAACTTCGATTGCCTTGGCCAGAGAACCTGTGAAGGCGCTATTGGTATCAAAAACCGTATTTTCAGAACCATTTTATCCAAACACTActtttgttttttacttttttttgctCTTGAAAATAGTTGCAGAAGACTCTCGAAAAACAATTTCTAATAACTCAACCAAACAAGCCCTGAGATCTTAGAGATATATGCGTACACATCAAACTTATAATAGATAATGTTAAAGAAAAGTATAAAATAatacataaattataaaaaaagattCTGAAATCATTTGAATATTGGAAAGTAAAGGATAAacgagaaagaaaaatattgggAGTCCAAGGATCCACCAAACTTATGATGCACTTCAACAATACATAGACTGAATCCAAATATCTTGAGTCACAAAAAGGTCCTCCTGAAAACTAGCATTCCTCAATCCTCATACATCCCCGTAATGTGACAAAATAGAAACAACATTTTTACATTTACAaacacccgtgcacaaggctcctgcagtggACGGGGTCGGGGATAGACAAAAAAttcgcagaccttacccccacataatatgagGAGAGATTGTTTCTAGGAATTAAACATGTAACATTTAGGTTGGACCCcaacaactctaccactgggccacatgttcgcctataAAATAGAAACAACGGTAGTAGACAAATTAAATGATCTTTAAGTTCTCTGTAATGTTAAAAAGACCATAGTTTGGTTTGTGCTTTGAAACTTATGGTGGTTGGTAATCATCCACTCGGCATTACTTCTTTGAGCATAGAATATATTCTAGCAGTTGTTACTAGTCGAGAGTAAATGACACATTGTATACTACCCCCTCATGGTGTATACTCACAAGTGTCAGAGTCAACTAATGGAATATAATAATAtggtaaaaaaaatgaaagtttaATCTCAAGAATGCTCCTGATACAAAAATAaacttaaatatatatatatatatatatatatatacacacatatatatataaatatacacacacacacactacaatttaattatataattaatgtTAAAGCATGTGCATCGCATAATTAAGTTATGAAATCTTACAGAAAGTTATGGCAAACATCTGAAGTGTGAGTGTCATGACAGAAATGCTAACAGCACAAAtataaaaactaaataaagtctATATCACGAGCCATAAACATTCAGCCATTTGCATGCAATAAATGTTCCGATCACAAAAACAAGTGAATCaaccaagaaattgaaaagataGGATCTACCAAACCAGAATCTAAAATTTTGATCTAGCAGTAATAGAGAATTTCAGTTTACCTTTGTCAGAAAGGCCAGCATGATTACCCTCCGGTCCCAAATTTTTAAAAGTACAGTTCTCTGGCAAGCAAGGAGGCCTGTCATTCCCCATGCTATGATAACAACCGTCACCTTCACACTTCAGTGGGGGATTCATTTGATTTGGCACAGATTCCCTTACATTATCACCAGAGTCCAGATAATCATATTTTGGTTCCGCCCCAGCCATAACTGCACATGAGGTTTTGTATCCCAAATCAAAAACTTGGCGAGAACAtagcaattaagaaaatcaatctCGTAAAATCTCTAAATCGACATACAAGCAAACTACCAGAAAGTGAAAT is part of the Tripterygium wilfordii isolate XIE 37 chromosome 7, ASM1340144v1, whole genome shotgun sequence genome and encodes:
- the LOC120001732 gene encoding uncharacterized protein LOC120001732 isoform X2, encoding MIMAGAEPKYDYLDSGDNVRESVPNQMNPPLKCEGDGCYHSMGNDRPPCLPENCTFKNLGPEGNHAGLSDKEEKFHQVEIKYDEEMQYIYGDLEPLEESKYLVLHDCEPKSWPGRLRAQPCDDGFETFEPTFALTEPQWKPNAGSPILENDLTLPNFDTKPNISMVLKLKLRAGVEFTLRPQPQCSMMVEQNVQAEAESASSILQESNPVRESTMTMQPEGNAAESEENYEPKNRHSGLRTPPCGDHIEALKPTSAQAQPQLKRKTGNLIIDSAVIRKGKRGKRRGSCE
- the LOC120001732 gene encoding uncharacterized protein LOC120001732 isoform X3; this encodes MIMAGAEPKYDYLDSGDNVRESVPNQMNPPLKCEGDGCYHSMGNDRPPCLPENCTFKNLGPEGNHAGLSDKEKFHQVEIKYDEEMQYIYGDLEPLEESKYLVLHDCEPKSWPGRLRAQPCDDGFETFEPTFALTEPQWKPNAGSPILENDLTLPNFDTKPNISMVLKLKLRAGVEFTLRPQPQCSMMVEQNVQAEAESASSILQESNPVRESTMTMQPEGNAAESEENYEPKNRHSGLRTPPCGDHIEALKPTSAQAQPQLKRKTGNLIIDSAVIRKGKRGKRRGSCE
- the LOC120001732 gene encoding uncharacterized protein LOC120001732 isoform X4, with amino-acid sequence MAGAEPKYDYLDSGDNVRESVPNQMNPPLKCEGDGCYHSMGNDRPPCLPENCTFKNLGPEGNHAGLSDKEEKFHQVEIKYDEEMQYIYGDLEPLEESKYLVLHDCEPKSWPGRLRAQPCDDGFETFEPTFALTEPQWKPNAGSPILENDLTLPNFDTKPNISMVLKLKLRAGVEFTLRPQPQCSMMVEQNVQAEAESASSILQESNPVRESTMTMQPEGNAAESEENYEPKNRHSGLRTPPCGDHIEALKPTSAQAQPQLKRKTGNLIIDSAVIRKGKRGKRRGSCE